Proteins co-encoded in one Dama dama isolate Ldn47 chromosome 2, ASM3311817v1, whole genome shotgun sequence genomic window:
- the LOC133073776 gene encoding serum amyloid A-3 protein-like, translating into MNLSTSIIFCFLILGVSSQRWGTFLKEAGQGAKDMWRAYRDMKEANYKGADKYFHARGNYDAAKRGPGGAWAAKVISNAREGIQGITDPLFKGMTRDQVREDTKADQFANEWGRSGKDPNHFRPPGLPDKY; encoded by the exons ATGAACCTTTCCACCAGCATCATTTTCTGCTTCCTGATCCTGGGTGTCAGCAGCCAGAGATGGGGGACATTTCTCAAGGAAGCTGGTCAAG gGGCTAAAGACATGTGGAGAGCCTACAGAGACATGAAGGAAGCCAACTACAAAGGTGCAGACAAGTATTTCCACGCCCGCGGAAACTATGACGCTGCCAAAAGGGGACCAGGGGGTGCCTGGGCTGCTAAAGTGATCAG TAACGCCAGAGAAGGTATTCAGGGAATCACAGACCCTCTGTTTAAGGGCATGACCAGGGACCAGGTACGGGAGGACACGAAGGCCGACCAGTTTGCCAATGAATGGGGCCGGAGCGGCAAAGACCCCAACCACTTCAGACCTCCTGGCCTGCCTGACAAGTACTGA